The Syntrophotalea acetylenivorans genome contains the following window.
AAAGTTTATTGTCTCCTGTCGTATCAACGACCGTGAAATGGAGAAACTGCAGAAGCTGGCCAAGCAGTCGGGAACTAATATTTCCAATCTGTTGCGTAGAAGTCTGCTGGGATTGACGGAGGTCGAAGGTTGATGGTGTCGCAAAAAGCCCGCCCTACGGCGTTACGGTGTTTTTTCAGGCCTTCGACATACTAGATGTATGCCTTCACTCCTGAAAAAACACCAGGCCTTGTAGGACGAATTTTTTGATTAGCCATCTCATGTCTTTTTGTGAAAGCGTCAAGATTGATGGCATCGCAAAAAGTCCCCCCCCCCATGGTGTTTTGGAAAATAATCAAGTTTAAACCTTGTTTTTAGCGTTGTCACCGACGCCCTGTACCTGAATTCAGGCCTCCTTTTGGAGGCCTTTTTTCTTGTACTTATGCGGCTGTTTTGCTAACTTGTTTGACTTGATTTTCACCCATGAAAGTGACGCGGGAGCAGCGATATGGATTATAAAACGACCCTCAATCTGCCGGTAACTGACTTTCCCATGCGGGGCAATCTGCCCAAACGGGAACCGCAGATGCTCGAGAAGTGGCAGGCCGACGGGCTTTATCAGAAGCTTGAAGAGACAGGGAAAACCCTGCCTAACTTCACCTTGCACGACGGCCCTCCCTATGCCAACGGCCACATCCATATCGGACATGCGCTGAACAAGATTCTTAAGGACGTAGTGCTGAAAAGCCGCCGTATGCAGGGTTTCTATGCCCCTTATGTGCCGGGCTGGGACTGCCATGGTTTGCCCATCGAGCTGATGGTCGACAAAAAACTCGGCAAGAAGAAGCGGGAAATGAGCAAGACCGAGATTCGCAAGGCTTGCCGTGAATATGCCGCCGAATGGGTCAAGATTCAAAGCGAGGAATTCGAGCGTCTCGGTGTGTTCGGCGAATGGGACCGTCCCTACCTGACCATGACCGAGCACTACGAGGCCTCCACCGCCCGCGAGCTAGCTCATTTCGCCGAGCGTGGCGGGCTGTTCAAGGGCAAGAAGCCCATCCACTGGTGTTCTTCCTGTGTCACCGCCCTGGCCGAGGCCGAAGTCGAATACGCCGATCACACTTCACCATCGATTTTCGTTAAGTTTCCCTTTGCCGATGAGCTGCCGGAAGAGCTGACGGAACTGGCTGGGCGGCGCTTGTCCTTTGTTATCTGGACCACCACCCCCTGGACCATTCCGGCCAACCTGGCGGTCTGCCTCAACCCGGAATTGCCTTATGCCGTCGTTGAAACCGGGGATGAGCTGCTGGTCCTTGCCGAAGGGTTGGTCGCCAGCGTCATGAGCGCGTTGGCCATCGACGATTACAAGGTGGTAACCACTTTCGATGCCAAGCTGTTCGAGCGCAAGGCCTGCCGCCATCCCTTTTATCAGCGGGATTCGTTGCTGATTCTCGGCGATCATGTCACCCTCGAAGCGGGTACCGGTTGTGTACATACCGCACCCGGTCATGGTCAGGACGACTATGTGGTCGGCCTCGCTTACGGCTTGGAGATTCTCAACCCGGTTAATGACTACGGCAAATATGTTAAGGATCTCGAGTTCTTCGGCGGCATGAAGCTGGCCGATGCCAACGAGGCGGTCAACGCCAAGCTGGAGGAGGTCGGCGCTCTGCTGCAGCAGAGCAAGGTGTCCCACAGCTACCCTCACTGCTGGCGCTGCAAAAAGCCGGTTATCTTCCGCGCCACCGAGCAGTGGTTCGTCTCCATGGCGGCCAACGATCTTCGCGACAAGGCTCTGCAACATATCAATGATGTGCAGTGGATTCCCCGCTGGGGCCAGGAACGCATCTACGGTATGATTGAAAAACGCCCCGACTGGTGCATCAGCCGCCAGCGCAGCTGGGGGGTGCCGATCACTATCTTCTATTGTGCCAGCTGCCGTGAGGCCATGACGGACGGCAAGCTGATGCATCATGTGGCGGATATCTTCGAAGAAACGGGCAGCGACGTGTGGTTCGAGAAGGAGGCCGCCGAGCTGGTTCCGGCCGGTACCGTTTGTCCCTCTTGCGGCGGTAGCGAATTCGTCAAAGAGACCGACATCCTCGACGTTTGGTTCGATTCCGGAGTTTCCCACGCTGCTGTTCTCGAAAACCGCGACTATCTCAATACGCCGGCGGAACTCTACCTGGAAGGCAGCGACCAGCATCGCGGCTGGTTCCATTCCAGCCTGCTCGCTTCTGTCGGTACCCGCGGTGTGGCTCCCTACAAGGCGGTACTGACTCACGGTTTCGTGGTCGACGGCCAGGGTAAGAAGATGTCCAAATCGACGGGTAACGTGGTTGCTCCGGAGGAGGTCATCAAGAAATTCGGCGCCGAGATTTTGCGCCTGTGGGTAGCGGCTCAAGACTATCGGGACGATATCCGCATCAGCCAGGAGATCCTGCAGCGTATCTCTGACGCCTACCGGCGTATCCGTAACACCGCCCGCTATATTCTCGGCAATGTTCACGACTTCGATCCGGCGACGGACAGTGTCGCCGACGGTGAACTGCTGGAGATCGATCGCTGGGCCCTCGGTCAACTTGAGGGTTTGGTTGCCCGCGTGGAAAAATCTTACGACGATTACGAGTTTCATGTCATTTACCATGCGGTGCATAACTTCTGCAGCGTTGAGATGAGCTCCTTTTATCTCGACGTGCTCAAGGACCGGCTCTACGTGTCGCCGGCCAAGAGCGTGGCGCGACGCAGCGCCCAAACCGCCATGTATCGCATTCTCGATGCCTTGACTCGGCTGGTGGCTCCGGTTCTGTCCTTTACTGCCGAGGAAATCTGGCAGGAATTGCCTGGTGAACGGGAGCAGAGTGTGCATCTGGCCCGTTTCCCCCGTTTTGAAAGCAGCCTGATTGATACCGATCTTAACGAGCGTTATCAGCAATTGCTGGCGGTTCGTTCCGATGTGAGCAAAGCTCTGGAATTGGCCCGCAACGACAAAATGGTCGGTCATTCCCTCGATGCCCGGGTCCTGCTCGAGGCGCCGGCAGGGCCGGTGGCCGAACTGCTGGAAGAGTATCGGCAGGAACTGGCTACACTGTTTATTGTTTCCCAGGCGGAACTCTCCACGAACCTGGAAACCTCCCAGGTCGGCGAGGCGGTGCCCGGCCTTAAAATCCGTATTGAGAAGGCTCAGGGCGACAAATGCGAGCGTTGCTGGAACTATTCGGTTACCGTCGGTGCCGATGAGACCCATCCCGGTGCCTGCCAGCGTTGCCGGGAAGCCCTGGCGGCCTCATGATGATAAACCGTTTGCGCCTGGCCCTGCCCATTGCCGGATTGGTGGTCTTTTTCGACCAACTCAGCAAGATCTTCATCGATCGGCGCTTCGCTATCTATGAGTCCGTGGAGGTGGTGGAGAACTTTTTCCATATCACCTATGTGCGCAACAAGGGGGCGGCTTTTGGCCTGTTCGCCGACAGCGCCTTTCGAGTACCGTTCTTTATCTGCGTGGCCCTGTTGGCGGTGGTCGGTATCTTCTGGTATCTGGCCCAGGTCGAGGACTCTCAGAGGGGGCAGCAGGTCGGTTTAAGTCTGGTTCTCGGGGGCGCCCTTGGCAACCTGGTGGATCGGATTCGACTTGGCGAGGTAATCGATTTCCTCGATGTGCACTGGTATCGACACCACTGGCCGGCCTTCAACGTGGCCGATATCGCCATTTGTGTCGGGGTAGGTCTGCTGTTACTCGGCCTATGGCAAGCAGAACGACAGGCGAAGCGGGACTGATCTCCGCAACGGTTTAGCCGTTGTGTAGTTGGGTTTTAAAACCCAGCAAAAGATGGGCACCAAGGTGGCAGAAGATATGAGCCAATGGTGTTAGCATCGACCTTTCGCAATAGAAGAGCGTGGCAAAGAATCTACCGTAGGCAGGATACGTTTTAACGGTAGTTGGTGTTTCCCTTACCGACACTCTGCTGCCCCACGCAGTGGCAGGCATTTTTTGCTTCCTTTTTGTTGCCGCCTGGGCAAAAAGGAAGGCGTCTGGCGGGACGCGACCCGCCGGTTTGGAAGGTTTTTGATCGTCAGATTTCGGCCCCGTATTCAGTAAAGCTCAAACATATAAACCGCCCCGCGCAAGGACAGCGGGGCGGTTTTTCATTGGATATGATATTTTCTTGTTACTGATTACTGATAACTGATTACTGATAACGGATTACTGATAACGGATTACGGATTACTGACTGAACGCCATCAGCCAGGCGCCGACCACCAGCGCCGCGCTTCCTAACCCGACCAGTCGGTTGCTCAGGCCATTGACTGTCGGCCCTGAAGGCCAGAGCAGACTGCTCAGCCAGCCCAGTCCTAGGCCGGCGACGAAGCCCCACAAATGGGCACCGATATCGGTTCTTTGCCCACCGCTGCCGAGCAGGCCGAGCAGAGCCAGCGCCGCGGCCAGGGGCAGGGGCCAGCGTCGCCGCAGGCTGCGGCGATGGTGATAGACGCTGCGCACCGCTAGAATGGCCACCGTGCCGAAGACGGCCGTCGACAGGCCGACGGCGCGATGGTTGCTCGGTTGTATGAAGGCGTTGATCAAATTACCCAGCGTCCCGGACATCAGCACCAGGGACCAGCCTCGACCGATTCCGAGTTCGCGGTTCAGGCGATCGATAAAGAAGCCGCCGATCAATAGATTGCCGAGCAGGTGCAGGCCGTCGGCATGCAGGGTCAGGGCGGTGACGGCCCGCCACCATTGGCCGGCACGGATCGCTCCGGCATCGGCGTTGCCGAGTTGCAGCAAATCGATGTTCAGGCTGTGAATCCCGGGAAGGTGCAAAACAACCAGATTGTGAAAGATGCCGAGCAGCGCCAGTAAGGACAGGGTGACTAGGCTGTTGTTTTGCAGAGGCATCGGTGGCGTCAGGGGGGGCGGCCAGTGGCTGTTTTCCGTTTCGTAGCGGCGCAATTCATCGAGAGCCCGGGGCTGTTCTTTCTCCGGCACCCGCAGTAACCAGAGTCTCCCCTGCTGTTCGAGGCTGTAGGGCAGCCCCCGGGCTTCGAGAACCAAGGCCCATAGCCGGGCCCGTTTGCGGGCAAGGGGGACCTTCAAATGTTCGTCCACCTCCCGCGGGTCGATGGTCACCCAGGTGGCCTCTGGGGTAGGTTTACATCCCTTGGTGAATCCGTGGGTGATTTGTCGCTGGGAAAATTCTGCACAGGAGTATCCATTGCTAAAGAGCTACTATCGTTTGCCCCGTCGGCAGATCGGCTATTTGCGATTTATTCTTGAAAGTTACGACGGGCTGGCTTTCGTGCGTACCTTGGATAACCGCCAGGCACTGGTCGAGATTGCCTATCCCGCTTCCCGCCGTGAGGACGCACAAGGCCTGCTGGCGGCGTTGGCCGAAGAATGCAGTATGACTGCGGTGGCCCCGCCGTCGGCCTCAGAATACCCACCTCTGTAAATCCCCCCGTTGGTCATGGTCAGCATCCTGTTTTCTGGTAGATTTTAAGGTGTGAGGCAGGGTTCACTTGCTCCTTATATCCATCAATCTAACGGAGGTGGGGTGATGACGCAAGCCAACATGATCCGCTGGTTTCAGAATATTCGTTTGACCGACCTGCCGCTGGTTGGTGGCAAGAACGCCTCCCTCGGTGAGATGATCACCGCTCTTGGCGATGGGGGATTTCCGTGCCCGGCGGTTTTGCAATTACCGCCGAGGGGTATCGCCTTTTTCTGAGCGAGACCGGCCTCGACCGACAGATCGAAGCATTGCTCGGAGAACTCGACAAAGACCAACTGGCCAGCCTGAATTATGTCGGCAGTCGCATCCGCCGGGCCATTCGCCATGCGGAGCTTCCCGCAGGACTGTGCCAGGAGATTCGTGCGGCCTACGCTCAACTCGAAGAGCAATACGGTTCTGACTGCGACGTAGCAGTCCGCTCCAGTGCCACCGCCGAAGATCTGCCCGACGCCTCCTTTGCCGGTCAGCAGGAAACCTTTCTGCATGTCCGGGGGGCCGATGACTTGTTGCTGGCCTGTCGCAATTGTTTCGCCTCCCTGTTTACCGACCGGGCGATCAGTTACCGGGAGGACAAGGGATTTGATCAGCAGGAGGTAGCCTTGTCCATCGGGGTGCAGAAAATGGTCCGGTCCGATCTTGCTTGCGCGGGGGTCATGTTCACCATCGCCACCGAGTCGGGTTTTCCCCATGTGGTGTTGATCAACGCGGCCTGGGGCCTGGGAGAGAACGTGGTGCGCGGCGCGGTCAATCCCGACGAGTTTTATGTCTTTAAGACGACCTTGCGCGAAGGCTACCAGCCGATTTTATCCCGACGGTTGGGCAGCAAGGAAAAGAAGATCGTTTATGCCCCGGACGGGGGAATTAAAGGCACCCGAGAGATTCAGGTGCCTGTCGAGGATAGGCGGCGTTTTTGCCTGAGCGATGACGAAGTGCTGGAGTTGGCGCGTATGGCCTGTACCATCGAGGCTCACTACGGCCGGCCGATGGACATCGAATGGGCCAAGGACGGCCAAACCGGGGAGCTGTTTATTCTGCAGGCGCGGCCGGAAACCGTTCAGTCGGCTGCTGCCACCAACGTCATGGAAACCTATCGCCTCAAGGAAACGGGCCGGCGCTTGACCGAGGGGCGGGCGGTAGGCAGCAAGGTCGGGTGTGGTCCGGCGATGGTTATTCGAAACGCCGAAGAGATTAGGCGCTTTACCGAGGGCAGCGTGCTTGTTACCGATATGACCGATCCCGACTGGGAGCCGATCATGAAGCGGGCGGCGGCCATCGTCACCAATCGGGGTGGGCGCACTTGCCATGCGGCCATCGTCAGCCGCGAACTCGGCATCCCCTGTGTGATCGGCACCGGTGATGCCACCAGCGCTGTTGCCGAAGGGCTGCGGGTCACCGTCGCCTGCTGCGAAGGAGAGACCGGTGTCGTCTATGAAGGTGAACTGGCCTATGATATCCAGCGAACCGATCTGCAGGAACTTCAGCGGCCACGGACCAAGATCATGCTCAACCTCGGTGACCCCAGTCAAGCATACAGTCTGGCCTGCATCCCCAACGACGGGGTCGGTCTGGCCCGTCTCGAATTTATCATCAATAACGCCATTCAGGCCCATCCCATGGCCCTGCTTTATCCCGAACGGGTGACGGACAGCGAGGAACGGCAGCGTATCGAAGCACTGACCGCCGGCTATAGCGATGGCGCGGCGTTCTTTGTCGATCAACTCGCCCAGGGGGTGGCCACCATCGCAGCGGCCTTCTATCCCAACGACGTCATCGTGCGCATGAGCGATTTCAAGAGTAACGAATATGCCAATCTGCTCGGCGGGCAGGATTTCGAACCGGAGGAATCCAATCCCATGATCGGATTTCGCGGCGCCTCCCGTTACTACGATGAACGCTACCGGGAGGGCTTTCTCCTCGAATGCCAAGCCATGCAACGGGCGCGGCAGGAGATGGGGCTGAAGAACATCAAGCTGATGGTGCCCTTCTGTCGCACGGTGAATGAAGGACGGCGGGTGATCGAGGTCATGGCCCAGGCCGGACTGAAGCAGGGCGAGGAGGGCCTGGAGCTGTACGTGATGTGTGAAATACCCGCTAACGTGATTCTAGCTGAGGAATTCGCTGAGCTGTTCGACGGCTTTTCCATCGGCTCCAACGACCTGACCCAGCTAATCCTTGGTCTCGACCGCGACTCGGAGATCGTCGCCCATCTCTATGATGAACGTAACGCCGCGGTGACCCGCTCCATCGCCGACGTAATCGCCCGGGTGAAAAAGGCCGGTCGCAAGATCGGTATCTGCGGTCAGGCGCCCAGTGACTACCCCGAGTTTGCGGAATTTCTCGTCAAGTGTGGCATCGACAGTCTGTCTCTTACCGCCGACACGGTGCTTTCCACCACCCTGCGGGTGTTGGAACTGGAAAAAAGATTGGAGGGGTAGGGGGCGGATTGTAAATGTTTTTGGCATTGCTTGATCTGCGAATGCGCAGCATCCGGTTTTATCTGCGTCCGAATCAGGGGACAAAGGCTTTACGGGCCGCAGATGAACGCAGATAAGGTCAAAGACTGGAAACCGGGTCATTTCACTTGGGCCTGTTGATCCCCGTGGAATCAAGAGCATTTACCACAGAGCTCACGGAGGACACGGAGAAAGTCCACATTCTTCCCCCTCAACAAACAGGATTATCAGGAGCCATCGGTCCACGGAAGTCACGGAAAGCACGGAATGGTTGGAGAGCTTTTCAGTGTGTTCCGTGTATTCCGTGGACAAGGAAGGATATGCGCAGCATCGGATTTTATCAGCGTCCAGATCGAGGGTCAAAACATGTCGGGACGCAGATGAACGCTGATAGTTTCAAAATCCGTCCCTGGTTATTTACTTAGAACCTGGCAAGGTCAAATGTTTGCACCGCAGAGGGCACAGAGAAATTCAGTTAAAGCAACAGATTTTCTCTGTGATCTCTAGTGAACGAAGTGAACGGGTGGTAAAACTGGTTTTTTGGTCAGCCACCGCTGCTGCAGGCAAATGCATAACCAGATTCAAGTGTCTTCTCAGTGTTCCACCATTGGCAGGGTTTCTTCCTCGTCGGCACCGCGCAGGTAGACGGTGCGGCTGGGAAAGGCGATCTCCAGGCCGTGGGCCTCGAGAAGGTCCATGATCTTCAGGCAGACGTCCTCGCGGGCGTCGAGATACTCACCCCAGACCGTGGTTTTTGTGAAGCAGTAGACCAGAATATCGAGAGACGAGGCGTTGAAATCAGTGAAGTTGACCAGAAAGAAATCCTGGTCGATTGCGGGATGTTCGCGCAATAATTTACGAATCCCTTCGACGGCCAGACGCATCTGTTCCGGGCTGGTTTCGTAGGTTACTCCTACGGTTATTTTGATGCGCCGTTTGGGCATGCGGCTGATGTTGTCCACCGACAGGTTGGCAATAATGTTATTCGGAACCGTGATCAGGGTTTTGGCGAAGGTGCGGATCTTGGTAGAACGAAAGCCAATTTCTTCGATGGTGCCCTCCATGTCGCCGGCCTTGATCCAATCGCCGATATGAAAAGGGCGGTCGAGAATGATCATTATCGAGCCGAAGATGTTGGACAGGGTGTCTTTGGCAGCCAGGGCTACCGCCAAACCACCGATACCGAGAGAAGCGAGAAGGCCGGAGATGGAATAACCGAGATTCTGAATGGTCATGATCAGGGCCAAAAAGACGATGAAGGCGCGCGCGCTTTTGCGAATAAAGGGCAGCAGGTGGTCGTCGAGGGTCGATTCGGTTTTACTCACCCAACCGGAGAGGAAGGCTTCGAGAATAGACACCAAATTGAAAAGGGCCCAGGCGATATCGAAGGTGACCAGTCCCTTGAGCAAACCGTAGGCACCTCGGCGCAGATCGGCGGGTTCGGTAGGTAATTGCAGAATCTGCAGAGCGACGAACAAGCCGATGATCACCAGCAGGAATTCCGCCGGTTTGCGAATACTCTGCAAAAACAGGTCGTCATAGCGGCTCTTGGTGCGCGTCGCCAGGGGGAAAATCACTTTAACGAACAGGTGAGCGAAGACCCTTTTCAATACGAGGGCACCGATCAGTACCAGAAAAGCGCCGGCAAAGCGGCTCAGGCTGATGCCAAGAAAGGTTTCCCGCAGAATAGCTTCCAACGTGGCGAAGAATTCGCTCATCTTAATTGCTCCATTGACTGATACCTGGGTGAGTAATTGAGTCATGATTAGAGCAAGACAAACACTTGCACTCTTTTCTCGCCCCTGATTTACAGAACCGGGTTATAATAAGCCGCTTTTTACTTAACAGAAGGGGGCCGGGATTGCAAGCAACCCTTGATCTTTCCCGTCTTTTTATCGTATTGCCACCGTGGATTATCGCTTGATAAGGGAGTTTTCATGGCTCACAATCTGACCGAAAAGATTCTCGCTGTCCATCTAGTGGAAGGGGCTCTTGAGCCCGGCACAGAGATTGCCATTCGTATCGACCATACCCTGCTGCAGGACGCTACGGGCACCATGGCTCTCCTCGAATTCGAAGCCCTTGGTCTCGAAACGGTGCTCGTCGATCTGGCCGCCCAGTATGTTGATCATAACCTGTTGCAGACTGATTTTCGCAATGCCGACGACCATCGCTATCTGCAGAGCGCCTGCGCTCGCTACGGTATCCATTTCAGCCGCCCCGGCAACGGGATCTCCCACCAGGTGCATCTGGAAAACTTCGGTCGGCCCGGCTTGACCCTGCTCGGCGCCGACAGCCATACCCCGGCCGCTGCGGGCTTGTCGATGCTGGCCATGGGGGCCGGCGGCCTCGACGTGGCTCTGGCCATGGCTGGCCGCCCCTATTATCTGCCCTGTCCGAAGGTGCTGGGGGTGAAACTGACGGGAAAATTGTCCGACTGGGTGAGCGCCAAGGATGTGATCCTGGAGATGCTTCGCCGTTATGACGTCAAAGGCTGCCTGGGCAAGGTGGTGGAATACTACGGCCCCGGAGTTGCCACCCTGTCCGTCGAGGATAGGGCGGCGATCGGCAACATGGGCACCGAGCTCGGTGCTACCAGTTCGCTGTTTCCTTCCGATGAACAGACCCGTGCCTACCTGGCCGCTCAAGGCCGGGAAGAAGCCTGGCAGCCTTTGTCCGCCGATGAAGGTGCCCGTTACGATGAATACGACGAGATCGACCTTGCTACCGTTGAACCTCTTATCGCTTGCCCGTCTTCTCCGGGCAAGGTGGTGAGGGTGGCCGAGGTCGCCGGCACAAAAGTCGATCAGGTCATCGTCGGGTCCAGTGCTAAC
Protein-coding sequences here:
- the lspA gene encoding signal peptidase II, which produces MINRLRLALPIAGLVVFFDQLSKIFIDRRFAIYESVEVVENFFHITYVRNKGAAFGLFADSAFRVPFFICVALLAVVGIFWYLAQVEDSQRGQQVGLSLVLGGALGNLVDRIRLGEVIDFLDVHWYRHHWPAFNVADIAICVGVGLLLLGLWQAERQAKRD
- the ileS gene encoding isoleucine--tRNA ligase, whose protein sequence is MDYKTTLNLPVTDFPMRGNLPKREPQMLEKWQADGLYQKLEETGKTLPNFTLHDGPPYANGHIHIGHALNKILKDVVLKSRRMQGFYAPYVPGWDCHGLPIELMVDKKLGKKKREMSKTEIRKACREYAAEWVKIQSEEFERLGVFGEWDRPYLTMTEHYEASTARELAHFAERGGLFKGKKPIHWCSSCVTALAEAEVEYADHTSPSIFVKFPFADELPEELTELAGRRLSFVIWTTTPWTIPANLAVCLNPELPYAVVETGDELLVLAEGLVASVMSALAIDDYKVVTTFDAKLFERKACRHPFYQRDSLLILGDHVTLEAGTGCVHTAPGHGQDDYVVGLAYGLEILNPVNDYGKYVKDLEFFGGMKLADANEAVNAKLEEVGALLQQSKVSHSYPHCWRCKKPVIFRATEQWFVSMAANDLRDKALQHINDVQWIPRWGQERIYGMIEKRPDWCISRQRSWGVPITIFYCASCREAMTDGKLMHHVADIFEETGSDVWFEKEAAELVPAGTVCPSCGGSEFVKETDILDVWFDSGVSHAAVLENRDYLNTPAELYLEGSDQHRGWFHSSLLASVGTRGVAPYKAVLTHGFVVDGQGKKMSKSTGNVVAPEEVIKKFGAEILRLWVAAQDYRDDIRISQEILQRISDAYRRIRNTARYILGNVHDFDPATDSVADGELLEIDRWALGQLEGLVARVEKSYDDYEFHVIYHAVHNFCSVEMSSFYLDVLKDRLYVSPAKSVARRSAQTAMYRILDALTRLVAPVLSFTAEEIWQELPGEREQSVHLARFPRFESSLIDTDLNERYQQLLAVRSDVSKALELARNDKMVGHSLDARVLLEAPAGPVAELLEEYRQELATLFIVSQAELSTNLETSQVGEAVPGLKIRIEKAQGDKCERCWNYSVTVGADETHPGACQRCREALAAS
- a CDS encoding DUF4911 domain-containing protein: MLKSYYRLPRRQIGYLRFILESYDGLAFVRTLDNRQALVEIAYPASRREDAQGLLAALAEECSMTAVAPPSASEYPPL
- a CDS encoding rhomboid family intramembrane serine protease, whose protein sequence is MTIDPREVDEHLKVPLARKRARLWALVLEARGLPYSLEQQGRLWLLRVPEKEQPRALDELRRYETENSHWPPPLTPPMPLQNNSLVTLSLLALLGIFHNLVVLHLPGIHSLNIDLLQLGNADAGAIRAGQWWRAVTALTLHADGLHLLGNLLIGGFFIDRLNRELGIGRGWSLVLMSGTLGNLINAFIQPSNHRAVGLSTAVFGTVAILAVRSVYHHRRSLRRRWPLPLAAALALLGLLGSGGQRTDIGAHLWGFVAGLGLGWLSSLLWPSGPTVNGLSNRLVGLGSAALVVGAWLMAFSQ
- a CDS encoding mechanosensitive ion channel family protein: MSEFFATLEAILRETFLGISLSRFAGAFLVLIGALVLKRVFAHLFVKVIFPLATRTKSRYDDLFLQSIRKPAEFLLVIIGLFVALQILQLPTEPADLRRGAYGLLKGLVTFDIAWALFNLVSILEAFLSGWVSKTESTLDDHLLPFIRKSARAFIVFLALIMTIQNLGYSISGLLASLGIGGLAVALAAKDTLSNIFGSIMIILDRPFHIGDWIKAGDMEGTIEEIGFRSTKIRTFAKTLITVPNNIIANLSVDNISRMPKRRIKITVGVTYETSPEQMRLAVEGIRKLLREHPAIDQDFFLVNFTDFNASSLDILVYCFTKTTVWGEYLDAREDVCLKIMDLLEAHGLEIAFPSRTVYLRGADEEETLPMVEH
- a CDS encoding plasmid mobilization protein; protein product: MGKSVENPKKFIVSCRINDREMEKLQKLAKQSGTNISNLLRRSLLGLTEVEG